A section of the Humulus lupulus chromosome 2, drHumLupu1.1, whole genome shotgun sequence genome encodes:
- the LOC133815163 gene encoding uncharacterized protein LOC133815163, with protein MGESKYLGPEVVREANEVIAKIRACMIASQDRQQSYVDPKRRHVKFQVEDYVFLYVSPMKGIKRFDPSHILSYETLNVQEYLSYEEKSIKILDKKEKVLRNKMIELVKVLWRNGSVEEAMWELESVMFEQYPELFR; from the exons atgggtgaaagTAAGTATTTAGGCCCGGAAGTGGTACGAGAAGCGAATGAAGTTATTGCCAAGATAAGAGCCTGCATGATTGCTTCACAGGATCGACAACAGAGTTATGTTGATCCTAAACGTAGGCATGTCAAGTTCCAAGTCGAAGATTATGTATTCCTCTATGTTTCGCCTATGAAGGGAATTAAAAGGTTTG ACCCGTCTCATATTCTTAGTTATGAGACGTTGAATGTGCAAGAATACCTTTCTTATGAGGAAAAGTCAATAAAGATCCTTGATAAGAAGGAAAAAGTGTTACGGAATAAGATGATCGAGTTAGTCAAGGTCCTTTGGAGGAATGGTTCTGTAGAAGAAGCAATGTGGGAATTGGAATCGGTTATGTTCGAGCAATACCCAGAattgtttaggtaa